One segment of Cydia amplana chromosome 16, ilCydAmpl1.1, whole genome shotgun sequence DNA contains the following:
- the LOC134655322 gene encoding uncharacterized protein LOC134655322, whose amino-acid sequence KLLIKGFRGSYSSIFQQEVTVDPEEEARAERKRRQRQAQEEFRLKQLMRQKTDESSELKNGSSIDRLLMDIPSQDIVVRESGKRKTPPPEGSTKRRGGIGLDMAD is encoded by the exons AAGCTTTTAATAAAAGGATTTCGAGGTAGCTATAGCAGCATATTTCAACAGGAGGTGACGGTAGACCCGGAAGAGGAAGCGCGCGCGGAGAGGAAGCGGCGGCAGCGGCAGGCGCAGGAAGAGTTCCGGCTCAAGCAGCTGATGCGGCAGAAGACCG ACGAATCTTCGGAGCTGAAGAACGGTAGCAGCATCGACCGGCTGCTGATGGACATACCTTCGCAGGACATCGTGGTCCGGGAGAGCGGGAAGCGCAAAACGCCGCCGCCAGAGGGCAGCACCAAGCGGAGGGGCGGCATCGGGCTGGATATGGCAGACTGA